TCGGGTTAATGGCAAAACGCTGGCGGAATGCTACTTCCAATGAGCCAGCAGGATGCAGTGGGAAGGTTTTAAAGGTTTGAACCCGTGCCACCGCAGCGGAAGCTACCGAGTTGCCCGCATTCAGCACCAGAAAACCGCCTGTCATGGCAAGTGTTGCTGTGGCGGTGACGCATTGATAGGCACTGCCGTCCACCACTGTATGGTTGAAGGTATCCGCCCAGTAAATGTTGTCCACGCCCACGCGCAAGCGACCATCCGTTGAAACTCGTGCCGCACGAACCAGTCGCGGCTCGCCACTTGCGCCGTCATGGGATTCCCCAGCGATCACAGAATAGCCAGAGTCGGCCAGTGCCATAGGCAGATTGACCTTCAGCCGCTTGTTTGCGTCCACCGAAGCAAGGTCGGCGGAATCGCCAGATTTTAGAATAATACTCATATCAAACTCCTATGATGTTGATGTTAAAACGTCCCCAGCTTCCCTGCGGCGCACGCGCTACCACATCGAAACCAACGCCTTCATTCAGATTGGCGGCAATGGCGGTAATGCCCTCCAGTGCAGCATCTTCAGGATCGTGGTCGGGCGTGCTCACGCCTGCGGCATTGCAAAGAATGACTGAGCCATTCGTGACCCATGCAGCTGCAACTGCGACAATTGCCAGATCGCTTTCACCGCCACTGGCATTGCCAAAATCCACCGTGGTTTGTTCAGCCTGCGGAGTGCTGCCGCTTCCTCCTGTGCCTGGTGGCCCCTGAGTGCCGACTGTCACCACATCGAGGCGTTTTTCCTCGACCTTCACAATCTGAATGACTTTGTTAACTGTGATAATGTCGGTCATCGCGTTACCTCTGGGCTGATAAAGACAATCCCTTCCAACAGACGGGTAACGGTGATTGTGTCCGAGGCGATCAGTTCAAGATCGTAAACGCCAGCCGTGGCCGTAATGGCAGAGGTAGCGGTTGCCGAGGCAAGGATATCAATCGTGCCAGCTGCGCCGCCCAGGGTGATCCCACCATTTTCCGTGGTGAGTGTGAGAAATGGCGTTGCGGAATCCATTGTTTCCCGCATGTGCATCCGTGCTGTGAACCCTGTCAGGTCAATCGGAATGCCATTTTCGTCCTTCCAGGTAACGGCTTCTGATAAAGTCGCACCGCGATAGACGTAGAGATTATGTTTTGCTGGATGTGTTGTCATAAAATTACCATGTCCATGGGCCGCGAGGTTTGAGGTATTGCATCGTCGTGCGGATCACGCCGCCCGTGAAGTTGCCGCCGTTCGCGGTCAGGCGGATAGCGGTGTTGGCGTAATACGCCAGTGGGCTGGTGATGCCGATATTGGTGGAATCCAGCGCAGTACCGATCAAGTTTCCGTAGCGTGTGGTGTCGCCAGCAACCCCAATGCCAAAGGATGTCGCGCCGGTGATTGCCGTAATCACGCGCACGTTGACCGCCAGCACAATGGCGCGGTCGGGAATCTGAATGGTGGTGTCCTTGAATGCGCCTGTGTTGACAGTCACATCCTCGGTTTTGTGTTCCACCCGCAGATATTCGCCTGTTTCCTTGAGCAGCAATCCTTCCGACACCCAGTTTGTGCCGTCGAACATCACGTATTCGTCGGTGGTTTCATTCCAGAGCTTCAGCCGCTTAAATGGGGCGACAAAGAACCAGCCGCCACCATCCGCTGCCTGAGCAATCTGGCTGGCTTTTCCTGCCCATGCGCCCGTAGGGGATGAACCCACCACCCAGCATTGCCCAACCGTTGGGCTACCAGGTGGCGTGTTCAAACCCACATCCTGCACGACTGCCTGAATCAGCACGTCGAGAATGTTAAGCGCATCGTTATGGGTGACTTCCTTCTGGCTCTGCGATTGCAGAATATAAGGCAGCAGTAATCGTCCCGTGGTGTTGGGCATCGGATGTTCCTTTGGTTAAGTTGTTAAGTTTTAGATGGTGGCTATGCCTGCATTGCCACGCCCAACCGCTGCGGAAAGTTGATAGACTTTCACGCTGACGCTGCTTTGTGCCGAACCGAAGTCCGTCACCTGCTGCGCGGCGGTGTAGATGGTTGTGGGCGATGTCAGGCCAGTAATCGTGCGCTTCAGCGTTACGCCTTGCATGATTTCTACCTCGTAGCGTTCTGATTCCTCGGAGAGCGGAATGTCCACTGCATCCCGCCAATCGCCACCGATCCGTGTGCGCCGCTTCCAGTTGATGGTGAGATCACCACCTGTGTTGCGGCTACCCACGATATGCACGGGC
This region of Alphaproteobacteria bacterium genomic DNA includes:
- a CDS encoding DUF2793 domain-containing protein, which gives rise to MPNTTGRLLLPYILQSQSQKEVTHNDALNILDVLIQAVVQDVGLNTPPGSPTVGQCWVVGSSPTGAWAGKASQIAQAADGGGWFFVAPFKRLKLWNETTDEYVMFDGTNWVSEGLLLKETGEYLRVEHKTEDVTVNTGAFKDTTIQIPDRAIVLAVNVRVITAITGATSFGIGVAGDTTRYGNLIGTALDSTNIGITSPLAYYANTAIRLTANGGNFTGGVIRTTMQYLKPRGPWTW